In the Pseudanabaena sp. PCC 7367 genome, one interval contains:
- a CDS encoding aldose epimerase family protein yields MTVRVEQNQYKTYVVTDPKTRSQIKVVPERGGIIRAWQVDGKDILYLDQERFADPTKSIRGGIPVLFPICGNLPEDLYVYSGHEYTLKQHGFARDLPWQVIGQASEETDTACIVLELSSDDQTLAAYPFEFRLVHTYVVDGNRLTIKQSLTNLSRESMPFSSGFHPYFAIADKHKLKLDLPANQFWDHLTEADYDYDGSLDFEAAEIDIAFKELFGGSASAFDHDRQIKINLSYDTCYSTLVFWTVKGKDYFCLEPWTAPRNALNSGESIISLEPGDTQEMSIELAVEFLSG; encoded by the coding sequence ATGACAGTAAGGGTTGAGCAAAACCAGTATAAAACCTACGTAGTCACTGACCCCAAGACGCGATCGCAGATTAAAGTAGTGCCAGAGCGCGGCGGTATTATTCGCGCTTGGCAAGTAGATGGCAAAGATATTCTTTATCTCGATCAAGAACGTTTCGCCGACCCAACTAAAAGCATCCGGGGCGGGATTCCAGTGCTATTCCCGATTTGTGGCAACCTGCCCGAAGACTTGTATGTGTATTCTGGCCATGAATATACCCTGAAGCAGCATGGGTTTGCCCGCGATCTGCCCTGGCAGGTAATTGGTCAAGCTTCCGAAGAAACCGACACCGCTTGCATTGTCCTGGAGCTAAGCAGTGATGACCAAACCCTGGCCGCCTATCCATTTGAGTTTCGGTTAGTGCATACCTATGTGGTAGATGGTAATCGCCTTACGATCAAGCAGAGCCTGACCAATCTTTCGCGGGAATCGATGCCTTTTTCCAGTGGTTTTCATCCCTACTTTGCGATCGCCGACAAGCACAAACTCAAGCTCGATCTTCCTGCTAATCAATTCTGGGATCATCTTACCGAAGCTGATTATGACTATGATGGCAGCCTGGATTTTGAAGCGGCAGAAATTGATATTGCCTTTAAGGAATTATTTGGCGGCTCGGCCAGTGCCTTCGATCACGATCGGCAGATCAAGATCAACCTCAGCTACGATACCTGTTACTCAACGCTGGTGTTTTGGACAGTGAAAGGGAAAGATTATTTTTGTTTGGAACCCTGGACTGCGCCACGCAACGCGCTTAATTCCGGCGAGAGTATTATTTCCCTCGAACCCGGCGATACGCAGGAGATGTCGATCGAATTAGCGGTAGAATTTCTCAGCGGCTAA